One genomic window of Caenorhabditis elegans chromosome I includes the following:
- the bbs-1 gene encoding BBSome complex member BBS1 (Confirmed by transcript evidence): MAKPVNVNQSKWTVPVLLKECEIYCPSTCVAFGPILSDNDSKLIIAHGGHRGVNMKLKVFQQLEQLSESSLADMPTALVHFINDLSSIPSIAVAAGPSLLIYKNLKPFYKFTVPSSAINPTESEAWKAVVNKKINGDTLLTVLKRLEDDVAFSKLTPISQTYLRADKETQVVLVEHYGTKIANSATITCIAKLTKSTAEPLDILVIGTEHCEIFLIDSQAFTILETIKIGSVPVNICAYGTYDVDYRLFVQTRASLIFCMKRGEADYQPIVISQSMITSMVLVNKMIVYTTVENLIHFASFRGKKMNTVKCPSKIKMLEPFIYPLKQLAAVIAVFDKEIRMYNEHYLLDTVQYEKPLAWVKYGCYGREDSTLVVAFKDGSIAIQIFRRKANFDTKLDYNQVPQAHALKLQIPKKTKVFIDLTQREVQLGNRIHKVYQKNLFDVKYRLAASYLELTSSASATVSTTTVLPVEISVDIHGFGPTFRMTIHLLSSSKQNLYDMHLSIISDPELYDFDTPLIPVHLLASGQSYSFTTLLYCKDPEKAANCDVRALLVHAKRATPIVTAVIKMPFSEFPLD; this comes from the exons atggcCAAACCAGTGAATGTTAACCAGAGCAAATGGACGGTCCCAGTTCTTTTGAAGGAATGCGAAATATACTGCCCATCGACATGTGTCGCTTTTGGGCCAATACTCTCGGATAATGATTCTAAGCTGATAATTGCTCATGGAGGACATCGTGGAGTGAATATGAAGCTTAAAGTGTTTCAACAATTGGAGCAACTCTCCGAGAGCTCACTGGCTGATATGCCGACGGCTCTTGTTCATTTTATTAATGacttg TCCTCCATCCCATCCATCGCAGTTGCCGCAGGACCTTCCcttttgatctacaagaatTTGAAGCCATTTTACAAG TTCACAGTACCCAGCTCAGCAATCAATCCTACCGAAAGCGAGGCCTGGAAGGCTGTTGTGAACAAAAAGATCAATGGAGACACCCTCCTAACAGTTCTAAAACGACTCGAGGACGATGTGGCGTTCTCCAAGTTGACACCAATTTCCCAGACCTACTTGAGAGCTGATAAGGAGACACAGGTGGTGCTGGTCGAGCATTACGGGACGAAGATCGCTAATTCG GCCACCATAACATGCATCGCAAAACTGACAAAGTCGACTGCGGAGCCCCTTGACATCCTGGTAATTGGCACAGAGCACTGCGAGATTTTCCTGATTGACAGTCAGGCTTTTACGATTTTGGAGACCATCAAGATCGGATCAGTTCCAGTCAACATATGTGCTTATG GCACCTACGACGTGGATTACCGGCTCTTTGTGCAAACGCGAGCTTCATTGATCTTCTGTATGAAACGAGGTGAAGCTGATTATCAGCCAATTGTCATTTCACAGAGTATGATTACTTCGATGGTATTGGTTAATAAAATG atcgTTTACACAACCGTCGAGAATTTGATACATTTCGCAAGTTTTCGCGGAAAAAAGATGAACACCGTCAAGTGCCCGTCCAAG ataaaaatgcTCGAACCCTTCATCTACCCCCTAAAACAGCTGGCTGCAGTAATTGCAGTTTTCGATAAGGAAATTCGAATGTACAATGAACATTACCTTCTGGATACTGTACAATACGAAAAACCGCTTGCATGGGTCAAATATGGATGTTATGGAAGAGAGGATAGCACTCTGGTAGTGGCATTTAAAGACGGCTCCATCGCTATTCAGATATTCCGGAGAAAAGCGAATTTCGATACAAAATTGGATTATAACCAGGTCCCGCAGGCCCATGCTCTGAAGCTTCAGATTCCGAAAAAGACTAAAGTTTTCATTGATCTTACTCAGCGGGAGGTTCAGCTAGGGAATAGAATCCATAAG GTGTACCAAAAAAACCTGTTCGATGTGAAGTACCGGCTTGCCGCCAGTTACCTAGAATTGACATCCAGCGCATCGGCCACCGTATCCACGACTACTGTACTTCCAGTCGAGATTTCTGTGGATATTCATGGATTTGGGCCTACGTTCAGGATGACCATACATCTATTGTCCTCTAG caaGCAAAACCTGTACGACATGCATCTTTCGATAATCTCTGACCCGGAACTCTACGATTTTGACACTCCACTAATCCCAGTTCACTTACTGGCTTCCGGACAATCATACTCTTTCACAACATTGCTCTACTGCAAGGATCCGGAGAAGGCCGCCAACTGCGATGTCCGAGCCCTCCTAGTCCATGCAAAACGGGCCACACCAATTGTGACTGCGGTCATCAAGATGCCCTTCAGCGAATTTCCACTTGATTAG
- the ech-7 gene encoding putative enoyl-CoA hydratase, mitochondrial (Confirmed by transcript evidence): MITLSRTGAAENVALITLNRPSALNALCRELMLELSENLLKVEKDQSYHVIVLTGSEKAFAAGADIKEMAKLEFADVFENDYFTNWDTLSHITKPVIAAVNGFALGGGTELALMCDIVYAGENAIFGQPEITIGTIPGLGGTQRWPRYVSKSVAMEICLSGDRLGAQEAKEDGLVSKVFPVQQLVGEAVLLADRIAKNSPLIVKTVKRSLNSAYQTSLNQGLEMEKQLFQSTFATNDRREGMSAFAEKRAPKWTSS; this comes from the exons ATGATTACCCTCTCACGTACCGGAGCCGCCGAAAACGTTGCACTGATCACTCTGAACCGCCCGAGTGCTCTGAATGCTCTCTGCCGTGAGCTTATGCtggaattgtctgaaaatctgcTGAAAGTGGAGAAGGATCAGTCGTACCATGTGATTGTGCTCACTGGAAGTGAGAAGGCATTCGCTGCCGGAGCCGATATCAAGGAGATGGCCAAGTTGGAGTTTGCAGATGTTTTTGAGAATGA ctatttcaCGAACTGGGACACCTTATCACACATCACAAAACCTGTGATCGCCGCTGTCAACGGATTTGCCTTAGGCGGAGGCACGGAACTTGCCTTAATGTGTGATATAGTATATGCTGGAGAGAATGCAATATTCGGCCAACCGGAAATCACCATCGGAACCATCCCCGGATTAGGTGGTACCCAACGATGGCCCCGGTATGTGAGCAAGTCAGTTGCCATGGAAATATGCCTATCAGGCGACCGACTAGGCGCTCAGGAGGCGAAGGAAGACGGCCTGGTGAGCAAGGTGTTCCCGGTGCAGCAGTTGGTTGGGGAGGCTGTTCTGTTGGCTGATAGGATCGCTAAGAATTCTCCTCTTATTGTGAAAACTGTCAAG AGATCCCTAAACTCGGCCTACCAAACCAGCCTAAATCAGGGCCTTGAAATGGAAAAGCAGTTGTTCCAGTCGACCTTCGCCACCAATGACCGCCGGGAAGGAATGTCAGCTTTCGCAGAGAAACGGGCTCCCAAATGGActtcaagttga